A DNA window from Brassica napus cultivar Da-Ae chromosome A4, Da-Ae, whole genome shotgun sequence contains the following coding sequences:
- the LOC125608215 gene encoding glutathione S-transferase T2-like, whose product MDSRDPSNPYSDSPSYSYLLHSQNFQYGSFPPSQNYGGGSEIPPFSSQAPEAPAQRENPSVASKERRQWTPADDEVVISAWLNTSKDAVVGNQQKSGTFWKRVAEYYASSPHAKASGEPREWLNLKQRWQKINDYTNKFCGAYAAAERHISSGQSETDVLKAAYDIYFANHQRKFNLEHAWCLLRFEQKWLSLNTPKPTGSGKRKAGDDCSQTPSPTIGEQEVRPEGSKAAKARKNNTQGLKSIDEVKTVMELKKDDLMRKENLSKLAILDTLLTKPGTLSEAEEVVKNKLLAQLF is encoded by the coding sequence ATGGATTCAAGGGATCCTTCGAATCCATATAGTGACTCTCCTAGTTATAGCTATCTTCTCCACAGTCAAAACTTCCAGTATGGAAGTTTTCCTCCGAGTCAAAACTATGGAGGAGGATCGGAGATACCTCCTTTTAGTTCACAAGCACCAGAGGCTCCCGCTCAACGTGAAAACCCATCCGTTGCCTCTAAGGAGAGAAGGCAATGGACTCCAGCTGATGACGAGGTTGTAATAAGTGCATGGCTCAATACATCTAAGGATGCTGTAGTTGGAAATCAACAAAAATCTGGGACGTTTTGGAAACGTGTAGCGGAGTATTATGCATCTAGCCCACATGCGAAAGCGAGTGGTGAACCTAGAGAGTGGCTCAATCTTAAGCAGAGGTGGCAGAAGATTAATGACTACACCAACAAATTCTGTGGTGCTTACGCGGCTGCAGAGAGACACATCAGTTCTGGTCAGAGCGAGACTGATGTCCTCAAGGCGGCTTATGATATTTACTTCGCTAATCATCAAAGGAAATTCAATCTGGAGCATGCCTGGTGTTTGTTAAGGTTTGAGCAGAAGTGGCTGAGTCTTAACACTCCTAAACCGACCGGGAGTGGAAAGCGAAAGGCTGGAGACGATTGTTCGCAAACACCAAGCCCCACTATTGGTGAGCAAGAGGTGCGTCCAGAGGGTAGCAAGGCTGCTAAAGCTAGAAAGAATAACACTCAAGGTCTAAAATCCATTGATGAGGTTAAAACCGTAATGGAGTTGAAGAAGGATGATCTCATGAGGAAGGAGAATTTGTCGAAGCTTGCCATTCTAGACACACTCCTAACTAAGCCAGGAACACTAAGTGAGGCTGAGGAAGTTGTGAAGAACAAGCTGCTCGCTCAGCTTTTCTAA
- the LOC125608057 gene encoding uncharacterized protein At4g04775-like isoform X2 — MGRYSYSQPSCSSGYGGENSSNNASKFSETEDLIRLDQEELNLRYGDTAPYPQQYPPQPEVEFGFPQVCYCGGAPQMATSYTRLDPGRRYYTCAHVDDGECHVHKWWDVAVMEEMRERDKHVLQLEEKVDCLNLMSDYDSDERVRRLEQLVCDLAKKKSGFINGFELCIGGIVVVLVLMGVLIAFK; from the coding sequence ATGGGGAGATATAGTTACAGCCAGCCTTCGTGTTCCTCAGGTTATGGTGGGGAGAACTCTAGTAATAATGCTTCTAAGTTCAGCGAGACTGAAGACCTCATTCGCCTTGACCAAGAAGAGTTGAACTTGAGATATGGTGACACGGCACCGTACCCTCAGCAGTACCCTCCACAACCGGAGGTGGAGTTTGGATTCCCCCAAGTTTGCTACTGTGGTGGTGCACCGCAGATGGCTACATCATACACAAGGCTTGATCCAGGGAGGAGATACTATACCTGCGCGCATGTGGATGATGGAGAATGCCATGTGCATAAGTGGTGGGACGTCGCAgtgatggaggagatgagggaGAGGGATAAACACGTACTACAATTGGAGGAAAAGGTAGACTGTCTGAACCTTATGAGTGACTATGATTCAGATGAGAGGGTGCGTAGGCTAGAGCAGTTAGTTTGTGACTTGGCTAAGAAGAAATCTGGTTTTATAAATGGCTTTGAGTTATGCATTGGAGGAATTGTCGTCGTTTTAGTTCTAATGGGTGTGCTGATCGCATTTAAGTGA
- the LOC125608057 gene encoding uncharacterized protein LOC125608057 isoform X1: protein MASSSHYHYHNDDDDNEIDSLVEDFVGNFDDIEEPKKRKKRIYMERFREDGHQKLWNDYFSETPTYNPELFRRRFRMNKSLFLRIVQRLETNIPYFQQGTDCTGRSSLTPLQKCTAAIRQLAYGGAADSLDEYVRLAETTARKSLHKFTAGIISLFGDEYLRQPTQEDLQRLLYIGDQRGFPGMIGSIDCMHWEWKNCPTAWKGMYSRGTEKPTIVLEAVASSDLWIWHAFFGAPGTMNDLNILDRSPVFDDIINGIAPEVNFYVNGNQYHLAYYLTDGIYPKWATFIQSIRLPQSEKHSLFAKTQEAVRKDVERAFGVLQARFAVVKNPSKLWDKDKIANIMKACIILHNMIVEDERSSYTQYNVREFQESEEDDTFTVTPNSNLGTAMDRRSSVRNRQAHEQLKFDLIEHIWAKFRHIPNNQ, encoded by the coding sequence atggcatcttcttctcatTATCACTACcacaatgatgatgatgataatgaaatTGATTCTTTAGTTGAAGATTTTGTTGGAAACTTTGATGATATTGAAGAACCAAAAAAGCGAAAGAAACGTATTTATATGGAGAGGTTCCGAGAAGACGGCCACCAGAAGCTCTGGAATGATTACTTTAGCGAGACTCCAACTTACAATCCCGAGTTATTCCGCCGACGGTTCCGAATGAACAAATCTTTGTTCCTGCGTATTGTACAACGTCTCGAAACCAACATACCGTATTTTCAACAAGGAACCGATTGTACCGGACGGTCTAGTCTTACTCCCCTACAAAAATGTACCGCAGCAATCCGACAGTTAGCATATGGCGGTGCAGCTGATTCACTTGATGAGTATGTCCGACTTGCTGAAACGACAGCTCGGAAATCTTTGCACAAATTTACCGCCGGAATAATCAGCTTGTTTGGTGATGAATACCTACGCCAACCGACACAAGAGGATCTGCAAAGACTTCTCTATATTGGAGACCAACGTGGGTTTCCGGGGATGATTggcagcatcgactgtatgcattgggagtggaagaattgccccactgcttggaaaggaatgtattcCCGAGGAACCGAAAAACCAACAATTGTTTTGGAGGCGGTAGCTTCAAGtgacctctggatatggcacgcgttttttggagctccaggtactatgaacgatcttaatattcttgatcgatcccccgtttttgatgacattattaacGGAATTGCGCCAGAAGTGAACTTCTATGTTAATGGTAATCAATATCATTTGGCATATTATCTCACTGATGGTATTTATCCTAAATGGGcgacttttattcaatctatccgaCTTCCACAAAGTGAGAAACATTCTTTATTTGCTAAAACCCAAGAAGCTGttcgaaaagatgtcgagcgtgcctTCGGAGTTCTGCAAGCTAGATTTGCCGTAGTGAAAAATCCATCCAAGTTATGGGATAAAGACAAAATAGCAAATATTATGAAGGCATgcatcatactccataatatgattgtcgagGATGAACGATCATCATACACTCAGTATAACGTGAGAGAATTTCAAGAAAGCGAGGAAGATGATACATTCACCGTTACTCCGAATTCAAATCTCGGCACTGCAATGGATCGACGATCGAGCGTCCGTAACAGACAAGCCCATGAACAATTAAAATTCGATTTAATCGAACATATTTGGGCTAAATTTCGACATATTCCAAATAACCAATGA
- the LOC106450053 gene encoding tropinone reductase homolog At2g29310 isoform X1, with the protein MDKRWSLQGMTALVTGGAAGIGYAIVEELASFGAKVHVCDISETLLNQSLSEWEKKGFQVSGSVCDVSSRPERETLMQTVSSLFDGKLNIFVNNVGVLRGKPTTEYGADDFAFHISTNLKPAYHFSQLSHPLLKASGYGSIVFMSSIAGVVSMSGGSIYGITKGALNQLAKNLACEWAKDGIRANAVAPNIIKTPQAQPFLDHVSFKEGLLGRTPLGRAGEPNEVASLVVFLCLPAASYITGQTICVDGGLTVNGFSYQPQA; encoded by the exons atggaCAAAAGATGGAGTCTTCAAGGTATGACTGCTCTCGTAACCGGTGGAGCCGCAGGAATAGG GTATGCCATAGTAGAGGAGTTAGCTAGCTTTGGGGCCAAAGTCCATGTATGCGACATATCTGAAACTTTGCTCAATCAAAGTTTAAGTGAATGGGAAAAGAAAGGGTTTCAAGTGAGTGGCTCAGTCTGTGATGTATCCTCTCGTCCCGAGAGAGAGACACTCATGCAAACTGTCTCCTCGCTGTTTGATGGCAAGCTCAACATTTTC GTGAACAATGTGGGAGTACTTCGCGGAAAGCCAACAACAGAATATGGGGCAGATGATTTTGCTTTCCACATCTCAACAAACTTGAAACCTGCTTACCATTTTTCCCAGCTCTCACATCCTCTCCTAAAGGCTTCAGGTTATGGAAGTATCGTCTTCATGTCCTCTATTGCAGGGGTTGTATCCATGAGCGGCGGATCCATTTACGGTATAACCAAAG GAGCTCTGAATCAGCTAGCTAAAAATTTGGCTTGTGAATGGGCAAAAGACGGCATAAGAGCCAACGCCGTTGCACCTAATATCATCAAGACTCCTCAGGCTCAACCG TTTCTTGATCACGTCAGTTTCAAGGAGGGGTTGCTCGGTAGAACTCCACTTGGTCGAGCTGGAGAGCCTAATGAAGTTGCATCACTAGTGGTTTTCTTGTGTCTACCTGCAGCTTCCTATATCACAGGTCAAACCATTTGTGTTGATGGAGGCCTCACGGTTAACGGCTTCTCCTATCAACCACAGGCTTGA
- the LOC106450053 gene encoding tropinone reductase homolog At2g29310 isoform X2: MESSRYDCSRNRWSRRNRVFCGTFRYAIVEELASFGAKVHVCDISETLLNQSLSEWEKKGFQVSGSVCDVSSRPERETLMQTVSSLFDGKLNIFVNNVGVLRGKPTTEYGADDFAFHISTNLKPAYHFSQLSHPLLKASGYGSIVFMSSIAGVVSMSGGSIYGITKGALNQLAKNLACEWAKDGIRANAVAPNIIKTPQAQPFLDHVSFKEGLLGRTPLGRAGEPNEVASLVVFLCLPAASYITGQTICVDGGLTVNGFSYQPQA; the protein is encoded by the exons ATGGAGTCTTCAAGGTATGACTGCTCTCGTAACCGGTGGAGCCGCAGGAATAGGGTTT TCTGTGGAACGTTTAGGTATGCCATAGTAGAGGAGTTAGCTAGCTTTGGGGCCAAAGTCCATGTATGCGACATATCTGAAACTTTGCTCAATCAAAGTTTAAGTGAATGGGAAAAGAAAGGGTTTCAAGTGAGTGGCTCAGTCTGTGATGTATCCTCTCGTCCCGAGAGAGAGACACTCATGCAAACTGTCTCCTCGCTGTTTGATGGCAAGCTCAACATTTTC GTGAACAATGTGGGAGTACTTCGCGGAAAGCCAACAACAGAATATGGGGCAGATGATTTTGCTTTCCACATCTCAACAAACTTGAAACCTGCTTACCATTTTTCCCAGCTCTCACATCCTCTCCTAAAGGCTTCAGGTTATGGAAGTATCGTCTTCATGTCCTCTATTGCAGGGGTTGTATCCATGAGCGGCGGATCCATTTACGGTATAACCAAAG GAGCTCTGAATCAGCTAGCTAAAAATTTGGCTTGTGAATGGGCAAAAGACGGCATAAGAGCCAACGCCGTTGCACCTAATATCATCAAGACTCCTCAGGCTCAACCG TTTCTTGATCACGTCAGTTTCAAGGAGGGGTTGCTCGGTAGAACTCCACTTGGTCGAGCTGGAGAGCCTAATGAAGTTGCATCACTAGTGGTTTTCTTGTGTCTACCTGCAGCTTCCTATATCACAGGTCAAACCATTTGTGTTGATGGAGGCCTCACGGTTAACGGCTTCTCCTATCAACCACAGGCTTGA
- the LOC106450051 gene encoding tropinone reductase homolog At2g29300 isoform X1, with amino-acid sequence MDKRWSLQGMTALVTGGAAGIGYAIVEELASFGAKVHVCDISETLLNQSLSEWGKKGFKVSGSVCDVTSRPERETLIQKVSSLFDGKLNILVNNVGVLRGKPTTEYGADDFAFHISTNLESAYHFCQLSHPLLKASGYGSIVFISSVSGAVSINGASIYSLTKGALNQLARNLACEWAKDGIRANAVAPNIIKTPQAQPYLEDVSFREGLFGRTPLGRAGEPNEVAALVVFLCLPAASYITGQTICADGGLTVNGFSYQPQA; translated from the exons ATGGATAAAAGATGGAGTCTTCAAGGTATGACTGCTCTTGTAACCGGTGGAGCCGCAGGAATAGG GTATGCCATAGTAGAGGAGTTAGCTAGCTTTGGGGCCAAAGTCCATGTATGCGACATATCTGAAACTTTGCTCAATCAAAGTTTAAGCGAATGGGGAAAGAAAGGTTTTAAAGTGAGTGGCTCAGTCTGTGATGTAACCTCACGTCCCGAGAGAGAAACTTTGATACAAAAAGTCTCCTCGTTATTTGATGGAAAACTCAACATTCTT GTGAACAATGTGGGTGTACTTCGAGGAAAGCCAACAACAGAATATGGGGCAGATGACTTTGCTTTCCATATCTCAACAAATTTGGAATCTGCTTACCATTTTTGCCAGCTTTCGCACCCTCTCCTAAAGGCTTCAGGCTATGGAAGCATCGTTTTCATCTCCTCTGTTTCAGGGGCTGTGTCGATTAACGGTGCATCCATTTATAGTCTAACGAAAG GAGCTCTGAATCAGCTAGCTAGGAATTTAGCATGTGAATGGGCAAAAGACGGCATACGAGCCAACGCTGTTGCACCTAATATCATCAAGACTCCTCAGGCTCAACct TATCTTGAGGACGTCAGCTTCAGGGAAGGACTGTTCGGTAGAACTCCACTTGGTCGAGCTGGAGAGCCTAATGAGGTTGCAGCACTAGTGGTTTTCTTGTGTCTACCTGCAGCTTCATATATAACAGGTCAAACCATTTGCGCCGATGGAGGCCTCACGGTTAACGGTTTCTCGTATCAACCACAGGCTTGA
- the LOC106450051 gene encoding tropinone reductase homolog At2g29300 isoform X2, giving the protein MESSRYDCSCNRWSRRNRVFCGMFRYAIVEELASFGAKVHVCDISETLLNQSLSEWGKKGFKVSGSVCDVTSRPERETLIQKVSSLFDGKLNILVNNVGVLRGKPTTEYGADDFAFHISTNLESAYHFCQLSHPLLKASGYGSIVFISSVSGAVSINGASIYSLTKGALNQLARNLACEWAKDGIRANAVAPNIIKTPQAQPYLEDVSFREGLFGRTPLGRAGEPNEVAALVVFLCLPAASYITGQTICADGGLTVNGFSYQPQA; this is encoded by the exons ATGGAGTCTTCAAGGTATGACTGCTCTTGTAACCGGTGGAGCCGCAGGAATAGGGTTT TTTGTGGAATGTTTAGGTATGCCATAGTAGAGGAGTTAGCTAGCTTTGGGGCCAAAGTCCATGTATGCGACATATCTGAAACTTTGCTCAATCAAAGTTTAAGCGAATGGGGAAAGAAAGGTTTTAAAGTGAGTGGCTCAGTCTGTGATGTAACCTCACGTCCCGAGAGAGAAACTTTGATACAAAAAGTCTCCTCGTTATTTGATGGAAAACTCAACATTCTT GTGAACAATGTGGGTGTACTTCGAGGAAAGCCAACAACAGAATATGGGGCAGATGACTTTGCTTTCCATATCTCAACAAATTTGGAATCTGCTTACCATTTTTGCCAGCTTTCGCACCCTCTCCTAAAGGCTTCAGGCTATGGAAGCATCGTTTTCATCTCCTCTGTTTCAGGGGCTGTGTCGATTAACGGTGCATCCATTTATAGTCTAACGAAAG GAGCTCTGAATCAGCTAGCTAGGAATTTAGCATGTGAATGGGCAAAAGACGGCATACGAGCCAACGCTGTTGCACCTAATATCATCAAGACTCCTCAGGCTCAACct TATCTTGAGGACGTCAGCTTCAGGGAAGGACTGTTCGGTAGAACTCCACTTGGTCGAGCTGGAGAGCCTAATGAGGTTGCAGCACTAGTGGTTTTCTTGTGTCTACCTGCAGCTTCATATATAACAGGTCAAACCATTTGCGCCGATGGAGGCCTCACGGTTAACGGTTTCTCGTATCAACCACAGGCTTGA